A genomic stretch from Streptomyces sp. QL37 includes:
- a CDS encoding ABC transporter ATP-binding protein, producing the protein MRAGESTSRAVDAPMAAGPTRARGHGLSAEGVTVAYGRVDVVHEAAIALRPAEVTALVGPNGSGKSTLLRTLARLQTARAGSLTVGPGKDGATDGFALGAREFARHVALLTQSRSTPGGLTVRDVVDFGRYPYRGRWGRPDPRGTAAVDRALGLTGVEDLAGRGVEQLSGGQLQRVWLASCLAQETDVLLLDEPTTYLDLRYQVELLDLIRDLADTHGIAVGVVLHDLDQAAAVADRVALLHAGRIVADGVPEDVFTPELLSDVYGIRIDVDTDPSTGRLRTRAIGRHHSRTERLSTSP; encoded by the coding sequence ATGAGAGCTGGTGAGAGCACTTCCCGCGCGGTGGATGCCCCCATGGCTGCCGGTCCGACGCGTGCGCGTGGTCACGGACTGTCCGCCGAAGGGGTGACCGTGGCGTACGGCCGGGTCGACGTCGTACACGAGGCGGCCATCGCCCTGCGGCCCGCGGAGGTGACCGCCCTCGTGGGGCCCAACGGCAGCGGGAAGTCGACCCTGTTGCGCACGCTCGCCCGGCTTCAGACCGCGCGCGCCGGGTCGCTCACGGTGGGCCCGGGCAAGGACGGGGCCACGGACGGCTTCGCGCTCGGGGCCCGCGAGTTCGCGCGTCACGTGGCGCTCCTGACACAGTCCCGGTCGACCCCGGGAGGGCTCACCGTCCGGGACGTGGTCGACTTCGGCCGCTATCCCTACCGGGGCCGCTGGGGCCGTCCCGACCCCCGCGGTACCGCCGCGGTGGACCGGGCGCTCGGCCTCACCGGGGTGGAGGATCTCGCGGGGCGGGGCGTCGAACAGCTCTCCGGCGGGCAGCTCCAGCGCGTGTGGCTCGCCAGCTGTCTCGCGCAGGAGACGGATGTCCTGCTCCTGGACGAACCGACCACCTACCTCGATCTCCGCTACCAGGTCGAACTCCTCGACCTGATCCGCGATCTCGCCGACACCCACGGAATCGCCGTGGGCGTCGTCCTCCACGACCTCGACCAGGCCGCGGCGGTCGCCGACCGCGTCGCGCTGCTGCACGCGGGACGCATCGTCGCCGACGGTGTGCCCGAGGACGTGTTCACGCCGGAACTCCTGTCGGACGTCTACGGCATACGCATCGACGTGGACACCGATCCCTCGACCGGCCGGCTCCGCACCCGCGCGATCGGCCGCCACCATTCCAGAACCGAAAGGCTCAGCACCTCCCCATGA
- a CDS encoding iron chelate uptake ABC transporter family permease subunit translates to MNGTDVERRVTPGVRLGQVSFVWRPWMVCVTLLLAAATFLVFCLSIGIGDFPIGLSRVIATLLGRGEQVDEFVIMDLRMPRALAGLLVGIALGVSGAITQSVARNPLASPDILGITGGASAVAVFLVTVSGGTATAVVSTVGLSAAALAGGLGTGLLVYFLAWRRGIDGFRLILIGISVTAMTEAITTWLLTRADIRDVARAQAWLVGSLDNRSWDEVRVVSWCTLVLLAVVAAVAFQFKPLHLGDEVAAGLGVRFSGVRAVLLLCAVLLAAAAVSAAGPVPFVALVAPQVAMRLVRCPTPPLVASGLVGALLLIGADLTARSALPVTLPVGVVTAAMGGPFLVYLLVRANLR, encoded by the coding sequence ATGAACGGGACGGATGTGGAGCGGCGGGTGACGCCCGGTGTGCGGCTCGGCCAGGTGTCGTTCGTCTGGCGGCCGTGGATGGTGTGCGTCACCCTGCTGCTGGCGGCGGCCACCTTCCTGGTGTTCTGTCTGTCCATCGGGATCGGCGACTTCCCCATCGGCCTCTCCCGGGTGATCGCCACGCTCCTGGGCCGGGGCGAGCAGGTTGACGAGTTCGTGATCATGGACCTGCGGATGCCGCGTGCTCTGGCGGGGCTCCTGGTGGGAATCGCCCTCGGGGTCTCCGGGGCGATCACGCAGTCCGTGGCCCGTAACCCACTGGCCAGTCCGGACATCCTGGGGATCACCGGGGGAGCCAGTGCCGTCGCGGTGTTCCTGGTGACGGTGTCGGGCGGGACCGCCACCGCGGTCGTCAGCACCGTGGGCCTGTCGGCGGCGGCGCTCGCGGGCGGCCTCGGCACGGGGCTGCTGGTGTACTTCCTGGCGTGGCGGCGCGGGATCGACGGCTTCCGGCTCATCCTCATCGGCATCTCGGTGACCGCCATGACGGAGGCGATCACCACCTGGCTCCTGACCAGGGCGGACATCAGGGACGTGGCGCGGGCACAGGCGTGGCTGGTCGGGTCGCTGGACAACCGGTCGTGGGACGAGGTCCGGGTGGTCTCCTGGTGCACGCTCGTCCTCCTGGCGGTCGTCGCGGCTGTCGCGTTCCAGTTCAAGCCCCTGCACCTCGGGGACGAGGTGGCCGCGGGGCTGGGAGTCCGATTCTCGGGGGTGCGGGCGGTGCTGCTGTTGTGCGCGGTGCTGCTGGCCGCGGCGGCGGTGAGCGCCGCGGGCCCGGTCCCGTTCGTCGCGCTGGTGGCGCCGCAGGTGGCCATGCGCCTGGTGAGATGCCCGACACCTCCCCTGGTGGCCTCCGGCCTGGTGGGCGCGTTGCTGCTGATCGGCGCGGACCTGACCGCGCGTTCGGCGCTGCCGGTCACCCTTCCGGTAGGCGTGGTCACGGCCGCGATGGGCGGGCCTTTCCTTGTATATCTGCTGGTGCGGGCGAACCTCAGATGA
- a CDS encoding ABC transporter ATP-binding protein yields MSAGATRVTPAATLRTAAGGEATRWVAARCREVPWLTAATVLTTVAGAALQVLPVLLLGRVVDGVVEGDGRSVLVTIGVLMGAAALLGAAATAVSTYLIGRLGADLLARLREAAVRAVLGMPSARVEQVGRGDVLSRVGDDVAVLSRGIRTAVPTVFSAGVLVAIATVGMFGLDWRLGLAGAGALPAYALALRWYLPRSAPLYQQQRAAQADRAQALISGLNGIDTVRAYRLEGAFREKVTVKSWRVRDLGIDVFRIFGRFVGRENRAEFIGLVLILVVGYVLLEADAASLGEVSAAPLMFHRLFTPLGAIMFTFDEAQKSGASLTRLVGVLGESAEDRLVGDASVASADATGHPVTVEGLTFTYPGAEEPVLRGVSLTIPAGGSLALVGATGAGKSTLAALIAGIGSPQAGSVRVGPHDLAGMDEAGARALVSILTQETHVFSGPLAEDLRLAAPRATDGELMAALRTVGAEHWVSALPDGLDTTVGEGGERLDVTKVAQIALARLVLNRAPVVVLDESTAEAGSEGAAELERSVRAACAGRTTLFVAHRLTQATAADRIAVLDEGRVVEQGTHEELVALGGGYARLWRAWREGS; encoded by the coding sequence GTGAGCGCCGGCGCCACTCGCGTCACCCCGGCCGCCACCCTGCGCACGGCGGCCGGGGGCGAGGCCACCCGTTGGGTCGCCGCGCGCTGCCGCGAAGTGCCGTGGCTGACGGCCGCCACCGTGCTCACCACCGTGGCCGGGGCGGCGCTCCAAGTACTTCCGGTGCTCCTGCTCGGCCGGGTGGTCGACGGTGTTGTCGAGGGCGACGGACGCTCGGTCCTGGTCACGATCGGGGTCCTCATGGGTGCCGCCGCGCTGCTCGGCGCGGCCGCCACCGCCGTCTCGACGTACCTGATCGGGCGGCTGGGCGCGGATCTTCTCGCGCGGCTGCGGGAAGCCGCAGTCCGGGCTGTGCTGGGGATGCCCAGCGCACGGGTCGAGCAGGTCGGCCGGGGCGACGTGCTGTCCCGGGTCGGAGACGACGTGGCCGTGCTGTCCAGGGGCATCCGTACGGCCGTCCCCACGGTGTTCTCGGCCGGCGTGCTGGTCGCCATCGCCACGGTCGGGATGTTCGGGCTCGACTGGAGGCTCGGCCTGGCGGGCGCCGGTGCGCTGCCCGCGTACGCCCTGGCGCTGCGCTGGTATCTGCCGCGGTCCGCCCCCCTGTACCAGCAGCAGAGAGCGGCACAGGCCGACCGTGCGCAGGCGCTGATCAGCGGACTGAACGGGATCGACACCGTCCGGGCCTACCGCCTGGAGGGTGCCTTCCGCGAGAAGGTCACCGTCAAGTCGTGGCGGGTACGCGATCTCGGCATCGACGTCTTCCGGATCTTCGGCAGGTTCGTCGGCCGGGAGAACCGTGCCGAGTTCATCGGGCTCGTCCTGATCCTCGTGGTGGGGTACGTCCTCCTGGAGGCCGACGCCGCGAGCCTGGGCGAGGTGTCGGCGGCGCCGCTGATGTTCCACCGGCTGTTCACGCCGCTGGGCGCCATCATGTTCACCTTCGACGAGGCCCAGAAGTCGGGCGCGAGCCTCACCCGGCTGGTCGGGGTGCTGGGGGAGTCCGCCGAGGACCGGCTGGTGGGCGACGCCTCCGTGGCGTCCGCGGACGCCACCGGTCACCCGGTGACGGTGGAGGGACTCACCTTCACCTACCCCGGCGCCGAGGAGCCGGTCCTGCGGGGCGTCAGCCTGACGATCCCGGCCGGCGGTTCCCTCGCCCTGGTGGGGGCCACAGGAGCGGGCAAGTCGACCCTCGCCGCCCTGATCGCCGGCATCGGGAGCCCGCAGGCCGGTTCGGTGCGCGTCGGGCCGCACGACCTCGCCGGCATGGACGAGGCCGGCGCGCGCGCCCTGGTCAGCATCCTGACGCAGGAGACGCACGTCTTCTCCGGCCCGCTCGCCGAGGACCTGCGGCTGGCCGCGCCCCGAGCGACCGACGGTGAGCTGATGGCCGCCCTGCGCACCGTCGGCGCCGAACACTGGGTCTCCGCACTGCCCGACGGGCTGGACACCACGGTCGGCGAGGGCGGCGAGCGCCTGGACGTCACGAAGGTCGCCCAGATCGCCCTGGCCCGGCTCGTGCTGAACCGGGCGCCGGTCGTCGTGCTCGACGAGTCGACCGCGGAGGCGGGCAGCGAGGGCGCCGCCGAGCTGGAGAGGTCCGTACGGGCCGCCTGCGCGGGCAGGACCACGCTGTTCGTGGCGCACCGGCTGACCCAGGCGACGGCCGCGGACCGGATCGCCGTGCTGGACGAGGGACGCGTGGTGGAGCAGGGGACCCACGAGGAGCTCGTGGCCCTGGGCGGAGGGTACGCACGACTGTGGCGGGCCTGGCGCGAGGGCAGTTGA
- a CDS encoding ABC transporter ATP-binding protein has protein sequence MTRTESAVDGVSRLAATGITVGYGGRTVIDGLDVTIPPGLITTIIGPNGCGKSTLLRTLTRLLKPTAGAVVLDGEDIVKLRTRDVARKLGLLPQAPVAPEGLTVADLVARGRHPHQSWLRQWSSDDASVVERALAMTGVSELAGRPVDSLSGGQRQRVWISMTLAQGTDLLLLDEPTTYLDLAHAIDVLDLVDDLHESGRTVVMVLHDLNLATRYSDNLVVMREGAILAQGHPRDVITAELLEEAFGLRAKVIDDPVGDRPLIVPIGRTHVRLN, from the coding sequence ATGACGAGGACCGAGTCTGCGGTCGACGGCGTCTCGCGGCTGGCGGCGACGGGCATCACGGTCGGCTACGGCGGCCGGACCGTCATCGACGGCCTCGACGTGACGATCCCGCCAGGACTGATCACCACGATCATCGGCCCCAACGGCTGCGGGAAGTCCACCCTGTTGCGCACCCTGACGCGGCTGCTCAAGCCGACCGCGGGTGCGGTCGTGCTGGACGGCGAGGACATCGTCAAGCTCAGGACCAGGGACGTGGCGAGGAAGCTCGGTCTTCTGCCACAGGCCCCGGTCGCGCCGGAAGGGCTCACCGTGGCCGACCTGGTGGCCAGGGGGCGCCATCCGCACCAGAGCTGGCTGCGGCAGTGGTCGTCCGACGACGCCTCCGTCGTGGAGCGCGCGCTGGCCATGACCGGTGTCTCGGAGCTGGCGGGCCGTCCCGTCGACTCGCTGTCCGGCGGACAGCGCCAGCGCGTGTGGATATCGATGACGCTGGCTCAGGGCACCGATCTGCTGCTGCTGGACGAGCCGACCACGTACCTGGACCTCGCCCACGCGATCGACGTGCTCGATCTGGTGGACGACCTGCACGAGTCGGGCCGCACGGTGGTCATGGTGTTGCACGACCTCAATCTGGCCACCCGTTACAGCGACAACCTGGTCGTCATGCGGGAGGGGGCGATCCTGGCGCAGGGGCATCCGCGTGACGTGATCACGGCGGAGCTGCTGGAGGAGGCCTTCGGCCTTCGGGCCAAGGTGATCGATGATCCGGTGGGTGACCGTCCGCTCATCGTGCCCATCGGACGCACGCACGTGCGGCTCAACTGA
- a CDS encoding iron-siderophore ABC transporter substrate-binding protein, with amino-acid sequence MRRHILATATVAVAALSLAACGTTEPSSDDSAASAKPAGKITLTDAKGTKVTLDGPATKVVATEWNVVEDLVSLGVAPVGVADVKGYTAWNTAAPLTGDPKDIGTRGEPSIDTVAALAPDLVVATSDLAPAVVKQLRKVAPVLEITSADAADQIGTMTEGLDLIAKATGKEDRADTVKEDFEASLAEGKKALADAGLGGSEIASADGYVASNQVSVRAYTGGSLLGAVNERLGLKNAWTVKGDASYGLATTDVEGLTGLGDVQFSYIANDVDGDAFADTLAKNAVWKSLPFVKDGNVHRLPDGVWMFGGPRSMEAYVDSLVDALTK; translated from the coding sequence ATGAGACGCCACATCCTCGCAACGGCCACCGTCGCCGTCGCCGCCCTGTCCCTGGCCGCCTGCGGAACCACGGAGCCCTCCTCCGACGATTCCGCGGCTTCGGCCAAGCCCGCCGGGAAGATCACCCTCACCGACGCCAAGGGCACGAAAGTGACCCTCGACGGCCCCGCCACGAAGGTCGTCGCCACCGAGTGGAACGTGGTCGAGGACCTGGTCTCCCTCGGAGTCGCCCCCGTGGGCGTCGCCGATGTGAAGGGCTACACCGCGTGGAACACCGCGGCCCCGCTCACCGGCGACCCCAAGGACATCGGCACCCGCGGCGAGCCGAGCATCGACACCGTCGCGGCCCTCGCGCCCGACCTCGTGGTCGCCACCAGCGACCTCGCGCCGGCCGTGGTGAAGCAGCTCCGCAAGGTCGCACCCGTCCTGGAGATCACGTCCGCCGACGCCGCCGACCAGATCGGCACGATGACGGAGGGCCTCGACCTGATCGCGAAGGCCACCGGCAAGGAGGACCGGGCGGACACCGTCAAGGAGGACTTCGAAGCGAGCCTCGCCGAGGGCAAGAAGGCCCTCGCGGACGCCGGCCTCGGCGGCTCCGAGATCGCTTCGGCGGACGGCTACGTCGCGTCGAACCAGGTCTCCGTCCGCGCCTACACAGGCGGCTCCCTCCTCGGCGCCGTCAACGAGCGTCTGGGTCTCAAGAACGCCTGGACCGTCAAGGGGGACGCGAGCTACGGCCTCGCCACCACCGACGTCGAAGGGCTCACCGGCCTCGGCGACGTCCAGTTCTCGTACATCGCGAACGACGTGGACGGCGACGCCTTCGCCGACACCCTCGCGAAGAACGCCGTGTGGAAGTCGCTCCCCTTCGTGAAGGACGGCAACGTTCACCGGCTGCCCGACGGCGTCTGGATGTTCGGCGGCCCCCGCTCGATGGAGGCGTACGTCGACTCCCTCGTCGACGCGCTGACGAAGTAG
- a CDS encoding iron-siderophore ABC transporter substrate-binding protein — protein sequence MLFHRSTFQKPWRRLAATLTAATLGVGLLAGCGSDSEEGASDKAPAAAGGAFPVTVEHAFGSTKIDKAPERVVTVGYTDDQAVLAFGIKPVGMVDQYPNPAGASPDINTQWPWVKDKWGDARPEVVMKNGDAGPNYEKIAALRPDLIIAVYSEIDEAAYGKLSKIAPTVGRTKSEKDLFSAPWQDNAVHIAKALGKEDEGTELVKGIQDKLDAAREANPEFGKETAVAVSWYKDSISAFTTTDVRGRLLTGIGYKGATQIDKVAGGQFSTALSPERVDLIDVDRIFVINDKADTEALKKFELFNNLSAVKDGNVSYLLDSEGPAVGAALSQGTLLSLPYAIDELVKSAGR from the coding sequence ATGCTCTTCCACAGATCGACGTTTCAGAAGCCGTGGCGGCGACTGGCGGCGACCCTCACCGCCGCGACGCTCGGCGTCGGCCTCCTCGCCGGATGCGGTTCCGACTCGGAGGAAGGGGCGAGCGACAAGGCCCCGGCCGCCGCCGGCGGTGCCTTCCCGGTGACGGTGGAGCACGCGTTCGGGTCCACGAAGATCGACAAAGCCCCTGAGCGGGTCGTCACCGTGGGCTACACGGACGACCAGGCGGTCCTGGCGTTCGGTATCAAGCCGGTCGGCATGGTCGACCAGTACCCGAACCCGGCGGGCGCGTCCCCCGACATCAACACCCAGTGGCCCTGGGTGAAGGACAAGTGGGGCGACGCCCGCCCCGAGGTCGTCATGAAGAACGGCGACGCGGGCCCCAACTACGAGAAGATCGCAGCCCTTCGGCCCGACCTGATCATCGCGGTCTACTCCGAGATCGACGAGGCCGCCTACGGCAAGCTCTCCAAGATCGCTCCCACGGTGGGCCGCACCAAGAGCGAGAAGGACCTGTTCAGCGCTCCGTGGCAGGACAACGCGGTGCACATCGCCAAGGCGCTCGGCAAGGAGGACGAGGGCACCGAACTGGTCAAGGGCATCCAGGACAAGCTCGACGCGGCGCGTGAGGCGAATCCGGAGTTCGGGAAGGAGACCGCGGTCGCGGTGTCCTGGTACAAGGACTCGATCTCGGCCTTCACCACCACCGACGTACGCGGACGGCTGCTGACGGGCATCGGCTACAAGGGCGCGACCCAGATCGACAAGGTCGCCGGCGGCCAGTTCTCCACCGCGCTCTCTCCCGAGCGCGTCGACCTGATCGACGTCGACCGCATCTTCGTCATCAACGACAAGGCGGACACGGAGGCGCTGAAGAAGTTCGAGCTGTTCAACAACCTGTCCGCGGTCAAGGACGGCAACGTCTCGTACCTGCTGGACAGTGAGGGCCCGGCGGTCGGTGCGGCTCTCTCCCAGGGCACCCTGCTGTCCCTGCCGTACGCGATCGACGAGCTCGTCAAGTCGGCCGGCCGGTGA
- a CDS encoding lysine N(6)-hydroxylase/L-ornithine N(5)-oxygenase family protein — protein sequence MPQVPPGGAPQVHDLIGIGFGPSNVAMAIAIGEHNAGAGARDRVTARFFEQQPRFGWHRGMLIDDATMQVSFLKDLVTLRNPASEYSFLCYLKSRGRLVDFINHKNLFPLRVEFHDYFEWAAAKVDDVVSYGHEVVGVTPVVREGTVEYLDVTVRSAEGLVVHRARNVVIGTGLRPRMPEGVERGPRVWHNSELLKKVEGLEGTSPSRFVVVGAGQSAAENVAYLHRRFPEAEVCAVFSRYGYSPADDSGFANRIFDPDAVDEYFAAPGGVKRRLMDYHGNTNYSVVDIDLIDDLYRKTYQEKVLGTERLRFLNVSRLAAVEEDTETVRATVKSLVTGQETVLDADVVVFATGYSPVDPLGLLGEVADRCLRDEEGRVRVERDYRIATGPGLRCGIYLQGGTEHTHGITSALLSNTAIRVGEILDSLLGRGVKDAPDEARLVAEGTGGTAC from the coding sequence ATGCCACAGGTTCCGCCCGGCGGCGCACCACAGGTCCACGACCTCATCGGCATCGGTTTCGGACCGTCCAACGTGGCGATGGCGATCGCCATCGGCGAGCACAACGCGGGGGCGGGCGCGCGGGACCGGGTCACCGCCCGCTTCTTCGAACAGCAGCCGCGATTCGGCTGGCACCGCGGGATGCTGATCGACGACGCGACCATGCAGGTGTCCTTCCTCAAGGACCTGGTGACGCTCCGGAACCCGGCCAGCGAGTACAGCTTTCTCTGCTACCTGAAGAGCAGGGGCCGGCTGGTCGACTTCATCAACCACAAGAACCTCTTCCCCCTCCGGGTCGAGTTCCACGACTACTTCGAGTGGGCCGCGGCCAAGGTCGACGACGTGGTCTCGTACGGCCACGAGGTCGTCGGCGTCACGCCCGTCGTACGCGAGGGCACCGTGGAGTATCTGGACGTGACGGTCCGCTCGGCCGAAGGGCTCGTCGTCCACCGGGCCCGCAACGTGGTCATCGGGACCGGGCTGCGGCCGCGCATGCCCGAGGGCGTCGAGCGCGGCCCCCGGGTCTGGCACAACTCCGAACTGCTGAAGAAGGTGGAGGGGCTGGAGGGGACCTCGCCCTCCCGGTTCGTCGTCGTGGGCGCCGGACAGAGCGCCGCCGAGAACGTCGCCTACCTGCACCGCCGCTTCCCGGAGGCAGAGGTCTGCGCGGTCTTCTCGCGCTACGGCTACAGCCCCGCCGACGACAGCGGCTTCGCCAACCGGATCTTCGACCCGGACGCGGTCGACGAGTACTTCGCCGCACCTGGAGGCGTCAAGCGCAGGCTGATGGACTACCACGGCAACACCAACTACTCCGTGGTGGACATCGACCTGATCGACGACCTGTACCGGAAGACGTATCAGGAGAAGGTCCTCGGCACCGAGCGCCTGCGATTCCTCAACGTCTCCCGGCTCGCCGCCGTCGAGGAGGACACGGAGACGGTCCGCGCCACGGTGAAGTCTCTCGTCACGGGCCAGGAGACCGTCCTGGACGCCGACGTCGTGGTGTTCGCCACCGGTTACAGCCCGGTCGATCCCCTCGGCCTGCTCGGCGAGGTCGCGGACCGCTGTCTCCGCGACGAGGAGGGGCGCGTCCGGGTGGAGCGCGACTACCGCATCGCGACCGGTCCCGGCCTGCGCTGCGGCATCTATCTGCAGGGCGGCACGGAGCACACGCACGGCATCACGTCGGCCCTGCTGTCCAACACGGCGATACGGGTCGGCGAGATCCTGGACTCGTTGCTCGGCCGGGGCGTCAAGGACGCACCCGACGAGGCCCGCCTGGTCGCGGAGGGGACCGGCGGCACGGCCTGCTAG
- a CDS encoding iron ABC transporter permease, with translation MSTTAVERPAPRGTTEARRRRVVGLGALVAILVIGTAASLAVGARSLSPAEVWHGLFAAPDSDQRLTEIRLIVRTVRVPRTVLAIVAGVALGIGGALIQGYTRNPIADTGLLGVNSGASFAVVTVIAVFGFADPFQYVWFAFLGAAVAGVVVFGLSSIGRGAGNPLTLALAGQGVTVFLAAMTTAVALTDLKSLNALRFWNAGSVAGVGFEVIWPVTAFVAAGVVLALTTLPSLNLLNLGDDVARGLGVNIALSRTVGIVAITLLAGAATAACGPIAFLGLMVAHVARYLTGPDYRWLVPYAGLLGAVVLLVCDIVGRVVVRPGELDAGVVVALLGAPFFAVLVWRGKFRSA, from the coding sequence ATGAGCACGACTGCAGTGGAGCGGCCCGCTCCCAGGGGTACGACAGAGGCCCGCCGAAGACGGGTGGTGGGCCTGGGCGCGCTGGTGGCGATCCTCGTGATCGGGACCGCCGCGTCGCTGGCCGTCGGGGCGCGGTCGCTGAGCCCGGCGGAGGTGTGGCACGGGCTGTTCGCCGCGCCCGACTCCGACCAGCGCCTCACCGAGATCAGGCTCATCGTGCGGACCGTGCGGGTCCCACGGACGGTGCTCGCCATCGTCGCGGGAGTCGCGCTCGGCATCGGCGGCGCGCTGATCCAGGGATACACACGCAACCCGATCGCGGACACGGGGCTGCTGGGCGTGAACTCCGGAGCCTCGTTCGCCGTGGTGACCGTGATCGCCGTGTTCGGTTTCGCCGACCCGTTCCAGTACGTCTGGTTCGCCTTCCTCGGGGCCGCGGTCGCCGGTGTCGTCGTGTTCGGGCTGTCCAGTATCGGCCGCGGGGCAGGCAATCCGCTGACGCTCGCGCTGGCGGGCCAAGGGGTCACGGTGTTCCTCGCGGCGATGACCACGGCGGTCGCCCTGACGGACCTGAAGTCGCTGAACGCGCTGCGGTTCTGGAACGCCGGCTCCGTGGCCGGCGTCGGCTTCGAAGTGATCTGGCCGGTCACGGCGTTCGTCGCGGCCGGCGTGGTGCTGGCCCTGACCACGCTGCCCTCCCTCAACCTGCTCAACCTGGGGGACGACGTGGCGCGGGGGCTGGGCGTGAACATCGCGCTGAGCAGGACCGTCGGCATCGTCGCCATCACCCTGCTCGCGGGAGCGGCGACGGCGGCATGCGGCCCCATCGCGTTTCTCGGGCTGATGGTGGCGCATGTCGCCCGCTATCTGACCGGGCCCGACTACCGCTGGCTGGTGCCGTACGCGGGTCTCCTCGGAGCCGTCGTCCTTCTGGTCTGCGACATCGTGGGACGCGTGGTGGTGCGGCCGGGCGAGCTTGACGCGGGTGTCGTCGTCGCCCTTCTCGGCGCCCCGTTCTTCGCGGTTCTCGTGTGGCGAGGAAAGTTCAGGAGCGCATGA